Within Spinacia oleracea cultivar Varoflay chromosome 4, BTI_SOV_V1, whole genome shotgun sequence, the genomic segment aatctaaaatagctTAATTACATTATTTACAAATATAATTGATGGGCCTTTTCAATTATTTTCTGAAAATCTTACGAAGCATAAtgtaattattttatatattggATTATTGGTGCATGCATAATTATAAATTTCATGATCATGTATACTCCAAAATAGTCTAAAATTTATACACAGATTAACGAAAAATGCTATAAGAGGGAATTAATTAAAAAGAAGTAATTAAACTTACTAATTCCAGAGCAGGTAAAGAGATTTTCAACAGCAGAAACAAGTTCAGAATACTCTTGATAACAATTAACATCAATTTTCCTAAGAAAAGGAACACCATCCATGCTAATCTTGATTAACCTCTTAGAAGCTTCCATGCATTCCTTTTCACTACCAATGCTCCTCCTCCGGTACGAGCACACCGGCGGCCACCCTACCGCCGGAACCTTGTTACTCGccaccaccgccaccgccaccgcTACTTTCTCGGTGTCGGAAAACacccttttcttttcattttttatcTCCCCTGATTGGTCACATGAAGGTCTTGTTCCACCAGGAAGCCCTAGCCTTAGCTCAGTGATCTCATGTTCGAATCCCAACTTTGAcatttttctgtgttttttttttagtgtTTGAGATGAAGTTGAATAATGAGTTTcttaaaaatggaaaaataaggTAAGTTTTTATACAATGGAGAGGAGGGAAATGATCAAGGACAGGTCAAAGAGTGGGAAGTGGTCGGTCACATGAGAGGCAAATGTGGGCCACCCTTTGtattaaggaaaatatatacGAAATactccttttatttatttatttagaggTAACCATCGTAACTTTATGTTTGTTAACGCATAACTTAAATCATAAATATcactaattattaaaattatgaaaaatggATATTGCAAAAATGAGACGAATTTAGCAAGATTTCACATGATTAAAAGGAAATGTATGTCAAGATCTCATGTAATAGTACTCCTTCTGTATTTTATTTGAATGATGCATTCGGATCTGCATATGGTTTAAGGAGTGTgagttaattttattaaaatacgaAGTAGAATAAAAATGGGATAAGTGGAAAAAAACAATTGTAATAAAAGATGAGAGAGAGGGGACCACCATGAGAGGAGAGATATATATTacagttttttcatgaaatgcccttgaggtttcacgaaattcaccaaataccactgcgtgtttcaaaatgcatagtatacccctatttatctGTACTGTTCATTAAATGCACCTGTACTTAACGGACGTTAGCCTGCCGTTAGCTGTGTTTTACCATTTTACCCTTAATTCGTATTTGAGTCTATTAAGGatgaaaaaccctaaaaaaaatcaaaaaataaaataaaaatacccATCTTCTTCTCGTTCCCTCTCatctcccctgttcttcttcCTTGAATTCTACTCAAACGCTACAAATTCTGGGTGTTCTTTGGGTGAATTCGCGACAAAAAGGGATATTTGTCGCGATTTCGATCTCACCCCCAATTCATCAATGGCAGATTCACCTCAAATTACTCAAAAACACAAGCAGGGGTATTTTTTTCGTACTGTTTGGATATATATTTGACGCGATTTCGATCTCACCCacaaactttctctctcctccactcAACCAACACCACTTCTAATTTCATTCACTAAATTCTCCTTTCGAATCTTCAATCAAATAATTGTTGATTCTTGAATtccccaatttctagggttcATAGCTTTTATTCGCCAAATTGAAGGATTTGCCCCAATTCAATTTTGCTGGATTTTCGATTGCCTTAGTAATTTCTTTTGCAATTTGGTGTTCCTCAAATATGGATTTCTTGAAGATTTTTGAGCAATTTTGTGTTTGCAAGAATCCGAAAATTGGTGATAGATTTTTGATGTTTTTCTGCGTTCTTCGGTGTTTTTAATTGAAGGATTGACCGAATTTTTATCAGTGGTTTGGTAGCAATTAGTGGTTTCATTGCTTGGAGCAAGGCAACCTCATTCCTAAGTCGGCAATGGATTTAATTGAAGTCTTGTTGAGGCCAAAATTCAGGGTGTATCAGTATCTGAAGTTTCACTTCAGAAGGCAAAAGCCCAAAAAGATGAGCGTGTGTACTGCAACAACTGCAAAGCCTCAATTGTTCTGCATTACTAGTATCTCTGCGGCTGGAGTCTCAACATCTTTCTGATATCAGGAGCACTAGCTAGTAGCTAAGTAGAATTCCTTATCAGTTGAGGTCTGGTTTTATAACTCAAAGAGTTTCTTGTATGACTCCCCCTGGCGTTACTGGCTTATTGCTCACAATGACACACATTGTTCAAAGTTCAGTACCCCAAAGGCTTATCCCTCTATTTAGCTTATGCCTCTCAATTTGGAAGCCCATCCATGCCGAGATACTTAGTGTTAAAGAACGCTTGCTACCAGCCTACTAGCATACACCTACAAAAATGGAACAGAAATTACATGACTATGAATATGAGTTACTGTATGTTTTCAATTAGAAATATAAAATTTCAATAATTTCCCAAAAAGCGAACTGAATTTAACAAACTGGAAATGGAGTATGTAATTAAATTTCTAGATTATTATTAACAAAATCATTTATGATTTTTCTCTTTCACTATGGTGGTTGTAATTTATGTATTACGTACCCGTTACTGTGGCAGTAGCCATTTGTACATTATGTCTTATTTAAGTCACAATTAGAACTTGTTCCGTCTCTTCTAAGTACTTGATTAGGAAAATTAGAAATGCAAACTAGCCGTTAGATTCAAATTCTGCAATTTAAAagcagtttgggtatttggtgcaaacaagTTCACAAATAGGGGTATATTGTGCAAGACGTTTATAAATAGGTGCATtaggtgaattataaacatgacttaacggaggactaacggaaagtcaaaaTATGGGTATTTGGCGAACATTACGAAAAAATAGggatatattatgtattttaaaaCACGAAtgagtatttggtgaattttgtgAAACCTcatgggcatttcatgaaaaaaccgtatatattataaaaatgtaAAAacgtttcgaaaataaaaagtgtatcatttaataaaatatGACCTCTTTAGAAAGTgtcatttaataatttaataaatacCGATATAATAATGGGATGCGTGGGGTACACATAATAAGATCAGACGGCTAGTATTTTGTTGATTGTTTGGTTATTTTGGTGGGaatttgattaattgattatggaaATTTTGATACGTTGGATGGAAACATGGCATGTGAATTTTTGCCTTAATGTGGGAGGAAGTAGGGTACATCATAACACTAATCGTGGACATTTTTAATGTGTTCGTGTCAACTACTTGTATTTGTTATGTATATATGATGCATCTTTTTATGACTCTTGCTTCTAATTTAGAGGTAATGGATTGAAATGAAAAGACATTCAACAAAATATATGTTTTTATCttattatctaaacttattttaaatTGCGATAGAAATTGACGAATCGGTTTACCTATGACTCTGTGAGAGGAAAGTTGAGGTGGAAAAGCGAAATATCACGattatacaattttttgtaAAAGAACGAGTGACACTTCTTCAGTTGTCATACTACATACCATGTTACTCATTTTCTATCCTTTACATAATATTAGGCACAGTCTAGCAGTTGagtaagagcatctccaattaATGTTTGTAGTTAGAGACTCATTTGCAATTTGCAAAAGTCTCAAGCGACTAGCTTAATCATTGGaataattttgataaaaataGTTTGGCCTAGCAAATTATCTTGGATTGGGAAAAATCTGCACAATTGGAAGGCAAgtttattaaaataaagtttaaaaTTAAATGATACATTAA encodes:
- the LOC110787752 gene encoding auxin-induced protein 22A, giving the protein MSKLGFEHEITELRLGLPGGTRPSCDQSGEIKNEKKRVFSDTEKVAVAVAVVASNKVPAVGWPPVCSYRRRSIGSEKECMEASKRLIKISMDGVPFLRKIDVNCYQEYSELVSAVENLFTCSGIKEALEDADNSEYVPIYEDKDGDWLLVGDVPWNMFVESCKRLRIMKRADAKGFGLQSKKHCHE